One Oncorhynchus kisutch isolate 150728-3 linkage group LG30, Okis_V2, whole genome shotgun sequence genomic window, CTCTTCAGGCCTACAGTATAACAGGTGGTTATACTGGGTTGAATTCAGTTGAAGTGAAACGTTCAGATATGGAATGCTGAAAATAGAAATGTTGCATAGAGTTGAACAGATTCCATATTCTACATGATAGACAATAATATATTCCCATCTGAGCGGTCTGTAATGTTTCACACTCCTGAACAGCCCGCTGATTCGTGGCTGGGAATTATATTGCGGCCGTACAGTAGGACGTTTTGGAACGTTCAGATGTAAATAAGCCATATAGAACACAAATCACGTTGGATGTATTcatggcatttctatctgcaacgtttgACAACATTTGGCTAATTTACGTGGCGCTGGTGTTACACTTTTATTACCAAGTGATACAGTAGCCTAGTATCGTTCCATTTGGTTTTAGTGTATGGTTTACCACCCCTGCTGTTGAACAACATTTGGATCTGTCAATTTTTATACAAATACTTATCTACCTATTTTATTGCTGACAAAATAAAGCAAATGTAACGGcattcttcgtttgtcgaaagagagtcggaccgaaatgcagcgtggtggttactcatgttctttaatgaatgaatggtgacgatacatgaaataactgataaatacagaaaacaacaaacggaacgtgaaacctaattacagcctatctggtgaaactacacagagacaggaacaatcacccacgaaagacaaagcgaaactcaggctacctaaatacggttcccaatcagaggcaacgagaatcacctgacagctgattgagaaccgcctcaggcagccaagcctatacaacactcctaatcagccgcaatcccaaatacaacaaaccccaatacgaaatacaacacgtaaacccatgtcacaccctggcctgaccaaaatatataacgaaaacacaaaacactaagaccaaggcgtgacagcaaAGAGTGACAATGCTTGTTCTGTTCAATATAATGTGTGTGATTCACAGGATTGTAGGGGacaatgtgtcacgccctgaccttagttatctctgttttcgttattattttggttaggtcagggtgtgacgagggagGGTGGGAAtgttgtcttgtctagggtttttgtatatctagggggttttgtaagtctaagtatatgtatgtctatggtggcctgaattggttcccaatcagaggcagctgtttatcgttgtctctctTGGgtatcctatttaggttgccattttcccttTTGGTTTCGAGGGTTCTTGTCTATGTGtcgttgcctgtcagcactcgttttttgtatagcgtcacgttcgtggtgttattttgttcagtgttctttcttcattaaaagaagaatgtatgcatatcacgctgcgtcttggtctccTCATTACAACGAATGTGACACAATGTTGTCTGTCAAATTACAtttgtaaataaaaacagtacaatttaaaaatatatattttaaaaggtATAATTGCCTATATAAAAAAAGAACAGTCAAATATATACTAATAATTAATTGTTTAAATAAATTCAAAATGAAATTAAAACACTTTGTAAAATGTAATGGGAATTAGGTTATTCTGTTTATGATGGAGTGTGTTGACGGACCTCCCCTTGGCCTATGACGTGATACGGTGCGATGAAGTGGCATATCTTGAAGAGAAGACAGTCAGAAGAGAAGATAGGCAACATATAATAGAATACACGTATCTTAATCTCACCAAACCAAGTGTAAATTGCCGTTTGGCATAAAAAATGCCGAAAACCGTTGGCGATACATTAATTGGTGTCCTTAATGATTTGGGAATGACTAAACTGAAGTGGTTCAGACATAAACTCTGTGAACGCAAGCAGGAGCCAAAAATTCGCAGGGGCAATGTTGAAAATTTGGACCCAATAGACTTGGCAGACCTTCTGACCCGTACTTTCACTGAAAACGGGGCTTTGGATGTGGCTATAGAGGTATTGAGGGAAATTGACTGCCATGACGGCGCAAAGGAACTGACGGATTTCAAGAAAGGTAAATCGAACATAGTAGGAGGCACGTCCATTGGACATttgaatatatatttaaaaaatgtcattTCGTATCTTTgaaaggtttttaaaaaacacTACAGTTAACCAAAAAGTATTCTAGAAAACTTTATTAAATAATACACGTGTATTTAAATTGCATTAAAATGTCTGTATGTAAAACTAAGGAACTTGACCGTACTACTTATGAGCACATTCTATTTGTTCATATTTGTATTCAATTGGTGGTGTCTCATGAAGCTTATTTTACAGCTCAAGAATCTTGGGTAATGTCGGGTGCTGCTAAGGGAAGTGCACCTGGACCAAATAACATGATCAAAGGTAAACACCAAAGCGGGTGTTATATAGCCTAATGTTTCAAATACGTTATTAAAATGTATGTTTTACTGTAATTGGTAATGGTGTATGTAGGGACAAATTCAACTTGTAAAGTTTTCTACCTTGATGAACAATCACAAAACTCCTTCCTTTTAATTTCTTCATTAAATTGGTCAGTGAAACGGCTGCCCTCTTCTAAATCTTTAACAGCATTTTCACTCCTCATATTTAATGCTGTCTGAATTACAAAAAAAGTGCATCATCACGCCTATCCTCCAATTTGCGCACCCTACACGCACCATTAAAGGAGAAGTGTAGAGATATAGGCCCCTATCAAATACATTATGTATGCTTTGCAGT contains:
- the LOC109875105 gene encoding apoptosis-associated speck-like protein containing a CARD, producing MPKTVGDTLIGVLNDLGMTKLKWFRHKLCERKQEPKIRRGNVENLDPIDLADLLTRTFTENGALDVAIEVLREIDCHDGAKELTDFKKAQESWVMSGAAKGSAPGPNNMIKDKHFVDHHRTALIDRVSQVAPILDRLLERGVINSNAYSDVRAEKTKQNRMRELIDVPLKASGSKGKDVFLDILMEQEPYLISELKGE